The following are encoded together in the Lactuca sativa cultivar Salinas chromosome 1, Lsat_Salinas_v11, whole genome shotgun sequence genome:
- the LOC111916734 gene encoding two-component response regulator-like APRR1, giving the protein MWKMDPNEIMLSRGGGGGNTNGTTGEGFIDRSKVRILLCDNDTKSSEEVFKLLCKCSYQVTSVRSPRQVIDALNAEGPDIDIILSEVDLPMPKGFKMLKHIMRDNALRRIPVIMMSAQDEVALVVKCLRLGAADYLVKPLRTNELLNLWTHMWRRRRMLGLAEKNIMNCEFDIVASDPSDANTNSTTLFSDDTDDKSNKSPNPGIPLSIPPESENNMITPPPSFVNTQPFNLSDNPPNVPEINEQHRGKVTFGPKKSELRIGQSSAFFTYVKSNTCRSSITINEPIPPQLENKLTPVNLSDTQGHHDLISGPSDPMNSKTFDLPEAQIHQPGSNYQHPDVSGYNAYSPYPYYLPGPMNLQNHYNHVMHCPPLPPHLPGMGMGSFPYYPVNLCLPGANAMQQPWMGYGSPSNNVKVHSNNSRLDRREAALMKFRQKRKERCFDKKIRYVNRKKLAERRPRVRGQFVRKINGINVDLNGQPTSTDFDDEDDDNDIDDEEDEEGRDSSPENNFSVFHN; this is encoded by the exons ATGTGGAAGATGGATCCAAATGAAATTATGTTGAGCAGAGGTGGCGGTGGAGGAAATACTAATGGGACGACAGGGGAGGGTTTTATTGATCGAAGTAAAGTGAGAATTCTACTCTGTGACAATGATACGAAGAGCTCCGAAGAGGTTTTTAAACTTCTTTGTAAATGCTCCTATCAAG TGACTTCAGTAAGATCACCCAGGCAAGTGATTGATGCCCTGAATGCCGAGGGACCCGACATTGATATTATTCTTTCTGAAGTTGATCTTCCCATGCCCAAAGGCTTCAAGATGTTAAAACACATCATGAGAGACAATGCTCTGCGACGAATTCCTGTCATCA TGATGTCTGCTCAGGATGAGGTTGCTCTTGTTGTGAAATGCTTGAGGCTTGGTGCAGCTGATTATCTTGTGAAGCCCTTGCGCACAAATGAGCTCTTGAATTTGTGGACCCACATGTGGAGGAGACGACGAATG CTTGGCCTGGCTGAGAAGAACATCATGAACTGTGAATTCGACATAGTGGCTTCAGATCCTAGTGATGCCAATACAAACAGCACCACTCTGTTTTCAGATGACACAGATGACAAGTCCAACAAGAGCCCCAATCCCGGGATCCCTCTTTCCATTCCTCCGGAATCCGAG AATAACATGATAACACCTCCTCCTAGTTTTGTCAACACACAACCATTCAACTTATCAGACAACCCCCCTAATGTCCCGGAAATTAACGAACAACACCGAG GGAAAGTTACATTCGGTCCAAAAAAGAGTGAACTCAGAATCGGTCAATCATCCGCCTTCTTTACATATGTCAAATCAAACACATGTAGAAGTTCCATAACAATCAACGAACCCATTCCTCCACAATTAGAAAACAAACTAACCCCGGTCAACCTTAGCGATACTCAAGGGCATCATGATTTAATCTCGGGTCCCTCCGACCCAATGAACTCAAAGACATTTGATCTGCCCGAGGCACAGATCCACCAACCGGGCAGCAACTATCAACATCCGGATGTTTCGGGTTATAACGCGTATTCCCCTTATCCTTATTACCTTCCGGGCCCGATGAATTTACAGAACCATTACAATCATGTTATGCATTGCCCGCCACTGCCGCCCCATCTGCCCGGAATGGGAATGGGATCATTCCCTTACTACCCGGTTAACCTTTGCCTGCCCGGGGCAAATGCAATGCAGCAGCCATGGATGGGATACGGGAGTCCATCGAATAATGTAAAGGTGCATAGTAATAATAGTAGACTTGACCGTAGAGAAGCGGCTTTGATGAAGTTTAGACAGAAGAGAAAAGAACGATGCTTTGATAAGAAAATCAGATATGTGAATAGGAAAAAGTTAGCAGAGAGGCGACCACGTGTCAGAGGACAGTTTGTGAGGAAGATTAATGGGATTAATGTGGATCTTAATGGCCAACCTACTTCTACTGattttgatgatgaagatgatgataatgacattgatgatgaagaagatgaagagggtAGAGATTCATCTCCTGAAAACAATTTTTCAGTTTTCCATAACTGA
- the LOC111916735 gene encoding vesicle transport v-SNARE 13 yields MSQVFEGYERQYCEISANLSHICASASVLDGEQKKQRVSEIAGGIDEADTLLRKMDLEARSTPAGTKASLLAKIREYENDLNSLKTELKRLQPSNPNANAARDELLESGRADAMQVSADQRGRLMMSTERLNKSTDRVKESRRTMMDTEELGVSILHDLHQQRQSLLHANTTLHGVDDTIGRSKKLLTNMSRRMNRNKWILASIITILLLAVICILYFKLTR; encoded by the exons ATGAGTCAGGTATTCGAAGGATATGAGCGTCAATACTGCGAGATTTCAGCCAATTTATCACATATATGTGCGTCGGCCAGTGTTCTTGATGGAG AGCAGAAGAAACAGAGGGTTTCAGAAATAGCAGGAGGAATAGACGAGGCCGACACTCTG TTACGCAAAATGGACCTTGAAGCAAGGAGCACACCAGCTGGCACCAAGGCATCGCTTCTTGCCAAGATTCGTGAATACGAAAACGACCTCAACAGCCTCAAAACTGAATTGAAAAGACTCCAGCCCAGCAACCCTAATGCTAATGCTGCTCGAGATGAGCTACTTGAATCAGGAAGAGCAGATGCAATGCAG GTGTCAGCTGATCAGAGAGGAAGACTGATGATGTCCACCGAGAGGTTAAACAAGTCAACCGACAGAGTCAAGGAAAGTAGAAGAACAATGATGGACACCGAAGAGCTCGGTGTTTCAATCCTCCATGACTTACACCAGCAACGCCAGTCTCTCCTCCATGCAAACACCACT CTCCATGGGGTGGATGATACTATTGGAAGGAGCAAGAAACTTCTGACAAATATGTCAAGGAGAATGAACAGGAACAAATGGATCCTGGCTTCCATTATTACAATCCTACTTCTTGCAGTCATTTGCATCCTTTACTTCAAGCTCACCCGTTAG